The Helianthus annuus cultivar XRQ/B chromosome 16, HanXRQr2.0-SUNRISE, whole genome shotgun sequence genome includes a window with the following:
- the LOC110894438 gene encoding uncharacterized protein LOC110894438, giving the protein MAACSSLSTKLRFDSSTNPRIQPSDVVFPASVAVNRKNWRRSVFRGIGIVRSEAVAVDDRKVEGESEKRREKGRVLKVGLICGGPSAERGISLNSARSVLDHIQGDDLHVSCYYIDPNLNAYAISSAQVYSNTPADFDFKLESVAQGFDTLTEFAEHLAASVDIVFPVIHGRFGEDGGIQELLEKSNVPFVGTRSKECRTAFDKYDASLELKRQGFITVPNFVLQGSELDESGLSRWFHDNQVDANSGKVVVKPTRAGSSIGVTVAYGVADSLYKVGEIISEGIDDKVIVEIFLEGGKEFTAIVLDVGSEFDCQPVVFLPTEVELQSSVSADLSEKDAIFNYRRKYLPTQQVVYHTPPRFPLDVTEKIREGASILFKRLGLRDFARIDGWFLPPSSSIITSSETNDFGRTESGIVLFTDINLISGMEQTSFLFQQASKVGFSHSNILRTIIQRACLRFPSLASYCSESNGSPRKSKSSKFGQQTSENEGVGKVFVIFGGDTSERQVSLMSGTNVWLNLQVSGDVEVTPCLLAPGNDISSRTVWSLPYSLVLRHTTEEVIDACTEALEPARAALTSHLRKQVMEEVASGLKHHNWFTGFDISDEQPIKFTLDSWIKLAKEVQATVFIAVHGGIGEDGTLQSLLEAEGVPYTGPGFSASKICMDKVATSLAVKHLTNLGVLTINKEVRRKEDLVNSSSSDVWHEVVSKLQCETVCIKPARDGCSTGVARLCCAEDLGVYVKALEDCLPRIPPNSFAKAHGLIEMPVPPPELLIFEPFIETDEITMVKSGSQNGLMWKGSSRWVEITVGVIGKRGSMRSLMPSVTVKESGDILSLEEKFQGGTGINLTPPPLSIMSTEALTRCKERIELVANTLELEGFSRIDAFVNVDSGEVLVIEVNTVPGMTPSTVLIHQALAEEPPVYPHTFFRTLLDLGSQRFM; this is encoded by the exons ATGGCTGCTTGTTCTTCTCTCTCAACCAAACTCCGGTTTGATTCCTCCACCAATCCCAGAATTCAGCCTTCCGATGTGGTGTTTCCGGCGAGTGTAGCTGTGAACCGGAAGAATTGGAGAAGAAGTGTGTTTCGTGGAATAGGAATTGTGCGCAGTGAAGCGGTGGCTGTTGATGATCGGAAAGTGGAGGGAGAGAGTGAGAAGAGGAGAGAGAAAGGTAGGGTTTTGAAAGTAGGGCTGATTTGCGGAGGACCATCTGCTGAGCGTGGGATATCGCTTAATTCTGCTAGATCAGTGCTTGATCATATTCAG GGGGATGACCTGCATGTAAGCTGCTATTACATTGATCCCAATCTCAATGCATATGCAATATCCTCTGCTCAG GTTTATTCAAATACCCCTGCTGATTTTGATTTCAAACTTGAAAG TGTAGCACAAGGTTTTGACACTTTGACCGAGTTTGCAGAACACCTAGCGGCATCTGTGGACATAGTTTTCCCCGTCATACATGGCCGTTTTGGCGAAGATGGTGGCATTCAG GAGCTTCTTGAAAAGTCAAATGTTCCATTTGTTGGAACAAGATCAAAAGAATGCCGTACAGCATTTGACAAG TATGATGCCTCCTTGGAGCTTAAGAGACAAGGCTTTATAACCGTACCCAACTTTGTCTTACAG GGGAGTGAATTGGATGAATCTGGTCTTTCAAGATGGTTCCATGACAATCAAGTAGATGCTAATTCAGGAAAAGTTGTG GTAAAACCAACACGAGCAGGATCAAGTATCGGAGTTACAGTTGCTTATGGTGTTGCTGATTCCCTTTACAAAGTTGGAGAAATAATTTCTGAG GGGATTGATGATAAGGTCATAGTTGAAATTTTTCTTGAAGGAGGTAAAGAGTTTACCGCAATTGTTCTTGATGTTGGTTCTGAATTTGACTGCCAACCAGTTGTATTCCTTCCAACAGAG GTGGAACTTCAGTCTAGCGTAAGTGCGGACTTAAGTGAGAAAGATGCAATATTTAACTATAGGAGGAAGTATCTTCCCACTCAGCAG GTTGTTTATCACACTCCGCCTCGTTTTCCGTTAGATGTAACAGAAAAAATTCGGGAAGGGGCCTCTATATTATTCAAACGACTTGGATTACGGGATTTTGCAAGAATTGATGGTTGGTTTTTACCACCTTCTTCTAGTATTATTACATCGTCAGAAACAAATGATTTTGGGAGGACTGAATCAGGAATCGTTTTATTTACCGATATTAACTTG ATAAGTGGGATGGAACAAACTAGTTTTCTGTTTCAGCAAGCTTCAAAG GTTGGGTTCTCCCACTCAAATATCTTGAGAACCATTATTCAGCGTGCCTGTTTACGGTTCCCAAGCCTTGCTTCATACTGTAGTGAGTCAAACGGGTCACCTAGAAAGTCAAAGTCTTCGAAGTTTGGTCAACAGACTTCTGAAAATGAAGGTGTTGGCAAAGTTTTTGTGATATTTGGTGGAGACACATCTGAACGCCAAGTGTCTCTTATGAGCGGGACTAATGTTTGGCTCAATCTTCAAGTATCTGGTGAT GTGGAAGTAACTCCTTGTTTACTTGCTCCCGGAAATGATATTAGCTCGAGGACGGTTTGGTCATTACC TTATTCCCTTGTGCTAAGACATACCACAGAAGAAGTGATTGATGCTTGCACAGAAGCACTGGAGCCTGCTCGTGCCGCACTCACGTCTCATTTAAGAAAGCAAGTAATGGAAGAAGTAGCCAGTGGTTTGAAACACCACAATTGGTTCACTGGTTTTGATATATCCGATGAACAGCCTATTAAATTCACACTGGACAGCTGGATAAAACTAGCCAAAGAAGTTCAAGCCACGGTTTTCATTGCAG TGCATGGAGGTATCGGTGAAGATGGTACACTTCAGTCGTTGCTTGAGGCTGAAGGAGTACCTTATACAG GTCCTGGATTTTCGGCTTCAAAGATATGTATGGACAAAGTGGCAACATCTCTTGCCGTTAAACAT CTTACGAACTTGGGGGTTCTTACTATAAACAAGGAGGTTAGGCGAAAAGAAGATCTTGTGAATTCTTCTAGTTCTGATGTTTGGCATGAGGTCGTATCGAAACTACAATGTGAAACCGTTTGTATCAAACCAGCACGAGACGGATGCTCCACTGGAGTTGCAAGACTCTG TTGCGCAGAGGATCTTGGCGTTTATGTAAAAGCATTGGAAGATTGTCTTCCTCGAATTCCTCCAAATAGCTTTGCAAAG GCACATGGATTAATTGAGATGCCGGTTCCTCCACCAGAGTTGTTAATATTTGAACCTTTTATTGAAACGGATGAGATCACCATGGTCAAATCAGGAAGTCAAAATGGTCTGATGTGGAAAGGAAGTAGTAGATGGGTTGAAATAACTGTCGGGGTCATAGGAAAACGAGGTTCCATGCGCTCTTTGATGCCAAGTGTCACCGTTAAAGAAAGTGGTGACATATTATCACTTGAAGAGAAATTTCAAG GTGGAACTGGGATTAATCTAACCCCACCCCCACTGTCAATAATGAG TACCGAGGCGTTAACCAGATGCAAAGAACGGATTGAGCTTGTAGCTAACACTCTGGAGCTTGAAGGATTTTCTCGTATTGATGCATTTGTAAATGTTGATAGTGGAGAG GTTTTAGTTATCGAAGTCAATACCGTGCCCGGAATGACCCCCTCGACAGTATTGATTCATCAG GCGCTTGCAGAGGAACCGCCGGTGTACCCTCATACGTTCTTCCGTACCCTTCTTGACTTGGGTTCACAACGGTTCATGTAG